Part of the Niallia alba genome is shown below.
GGACCAGTTTGATGCCGTAATGAATTATCCATTTACAACTGGTGCTGTCAATTTCTTTGCTAAAGATTCGATTACTTCTACCGCCTTTAAGCATACGATTACCAATGTGCTTCACATGTACCCAAATAGTGTTAATGAAGTATCTTTTAATCTATTGGACAGTCATGATACTCCGCGTATCTTGACGCTTGCAAATGATCGAAAAGATAAAGCAAAACTATTATATTTATTCCTTTTATCTTTTACTGGAACACCTTGTATCTATTATGGGGATGAGGTAGGAATGAATGGCACACAAGATCCAGGCTGTAGAAAATGTATGGTGTGGGATAAAGACAAACAGGATCTTGATTTATTTGCCCATATTCAAAAATTAATTACTCTTCGTAAGAGTCATCCAGCATTTGGAAATAAAGGTTCATTTACCTTTATAGAAGCAGATAGCAATATTGTTATGTACCAAAAAACGTACAAAGAAGAGCATATTATCTTCTCGATTAACAATACGGATGAAGAGCAAACTTTTACCATTCCAGTACAGGATATCGACAATAAAAATGTTTACGATCTGTATCATGATAAAGAAATCATTTGGAGTCTAGAAAAAGAATTAACCTTAGCTCCTGGTGCGTTTTCCATATTGCAATTTAAGACTTCCCATTAATTTTGGTGTTCATATTTAAGTTATTCAGAATGCGAGACTTTGAGTTATTTCTTAAGGTACTCGCTTTTTTTGGTGTATTGGGATTGGATGGGACCTTATGGAAGTAAATTGCTATTTGCTTCTTCTGTTTGGATGATGACGGGCGTTTATTTGATGCATGAACGCCACTCTACTCTCTTTTCTCTTCAACTTCGGCTTTCATCCAGCTTATGAACACCATCTTCCTCTCTTTCCTTTTCAACTTCGGCTTTCATCCAGCTTATGAACACCATCTTCCTCTCTTTCCTTTTCAACTTCGGCTTTCATCCAGCTTATGAGCACCATCTTCCTCTCTTTCCTTTCCAACTTCGGCTTTCCTCTAGCTTATGAACACCATCTTTCTCTCTTTCCCCTCTCTTATATAAACGTACTTTCCCTCCTCACTCAGACAGTCCTGAAATAAAAAAAGAATGAAGCAAATTTTCCACTCCATTCCCTTTCCTCTTCTATTCCCCTAACTTCTCTCTCAAACGTTCAAGGGTAATCTCTGTTGTACTTCCGACTTGCCAATCTGCTAACTTCATTCGGTCTGGGGTGCCAACACCTATCGCAAACATATTTGCCCCTTTTATTGCTTGTATGCCTGCCTCTGCGTCTTCCACTCCAATACATTCATTCACTTGTAGTTGCAACTGCGCTGCTGCTTTTACAAAGATTTCAGGATCAGGCTTCCCTTTTTTCAATTTCCCAGGATCTACGATTGTATCAAATAAAGTCGTTACTTCTAATCGATCTAATATTACAGGCCCATTTTTACTTGCAGATGCGAGACCAAGTTTTAACCCAGCTTCCTTGCATTCCAGCAAGAAATCTTTTATCCCAGGTAATAAGTCGTTAGGCGTTATTTCTTTAATTAGTTCTTGATAGTAAATATTTTTATCGTGCGCCAGCTCTTCGACTTGCGCTTCGGAAAATTGCCCGCGAATTCCGCCATGGTCCAATATTTTATATAAAGAGTCCATTCGACTAACACCTTTTAATTCTTCATTAAACTCGCGATCAAAAGGAACGCCAATTGCCTCAGCAGTTTTCTTCCACGCTAAATAATGATATTCTGCTGTGTCTGTAATAACTCCGTCTAAATCAAAAATAATTCCTTTTAACATATTAATCCCTCCCTAGATAAAGTGAAACTTCCATCAGTGGGGGTTTACCTTCCTCCCCCACTGATGTTTAGTTGAACCAATCGGACGTTTACGGACAGTTGATCTCCCACCTAGCTTCCTCGTATTCTCATAAGCTTGAGGCGGGAGTCTTACTGTCCGTTAAGAGTGGGGTAAAAAAGAGCCCTGCTTCTATAATTCTGATGCTTTTTCCCCTAGCATTAGAATGATAATCAATCAGTGGCTCCTTTCTTCCTAACTATCTATTTCTTAGGCTATTCTAAAAGATTGTTATCTTTGCGATAGATAAAATCTTATTAGATAGAAATACGGAGCAGCCTGAATACACGTAGGCTCCTATGGGAATAGTTCACCGCTCTCCCCATGGAAAGTGAAGGGTATTTAGGCTGCGGGTTTTTAGCAACAAACTTTATGAAACATCATTTCTTACCAACATACTCTTTTTCAAGTAATACAGCTTTTCCATATAACTCAATTTCTATCGCCTTACCAGATAAAAGCTCTAGTTTTACATTCTCAGAAGTTGTTGTTACTTGAATTAATCGATTGCGATAATTTATTGTAAACGAGTAACTATTCCAGCCTTTAGGCACAAATGGAGCAAAGGAAAGGGTCCCTGTTGCCGAGCGCATTCCAGCAAATCCATGCACAATAGCTAGCCAGCTTCCTGACATACTAGTTATATGCAGTCCATCTTCTGTATCGTTATTATAATTATCAAGATCTAGTCTTGCTGTTCGCTGATACATCTCATAAGCCTTTTCTTCTAAGCCAATTTCTGCTGCTAAAATAGAATGAACACAAGGTGAAAGACTTGATTCATGAACAGTCATTGGTTCATAAAAATCAAAGTTACGCTTTTTCTCTTCTAAGCTAAATTCATGATTTAAGAAGTACATTCCTTGTAAAACATCAGCCTGTTTAATGAAACAAGAACGCAAAATTTTGTCCCAAGACCAATTTTGATTAAGTGGTCTTTCTTCTTTTAAGAGTGTATCCGCAGAACGTAGATCTTTATCTAAAAATGTATCATGCTGTACAAAAATTCCTAATTCGTCATCAACTGGGAAATACATTTTATCAATGATTTCCTGCCATTTTACTAATTCGCTTTTTCCAATGTTTAAATCCGTTTTTCTTTTTGGAGCTGCCTTTTCCAGTAATTCTAATGTGTATTTTAATGTCCATGTAGCAATTTTATTGGTGTACCAATTGTTATTTACATTATTCTCATATTCATTTGGTCCTGTTACACCATGCATCATGTATTGATCATTCTTTTTCGAATAGTGTACACGATCTGCCCAAAAACGGCTGATACCTACTAACACATCTAATCCTTCATTTAATGCATAGGTTTCATCACCTGTATACGTTGAATAATTAAAAATGGCATGGGCAATGGCACCATTACGGTGAATTTCTTCAAATGTAATTTCCCATTCATTATGGCACTCAACACCAGTGAAAGTTACCATAGGATATAATGCCCCTTTAAGCCCTTGCTGTTTTGCATTATGTTCTGCACCAGGGAGCTGTTGACGGCGATAACGCAATAGCTGTTCTGTTACTTTGGGTTCTGCAACAGCTAAATACATGGGTACAATATATGCTTCTGTATCCCAGTAGGTTGCACCACCATATTTTTCCCCTGTAAAACCTTTTGGTCCTACATTTAGACGAGCGTCCTCGCCATAATAGGTAGAGAATAATTGAAAAATATTGAATCGAATTCCTTGCTGTGCTTCTTCGTCTCCATCAATTTGAACATCTGCCTTTTCCCAGCGAGCTGCCCATGCGGCAATATGTTCTTCTTTTAAAACAGTATATCCTTTTTCTCTCGCTTGTTTTGCTAACATATCAGAAACAGTTGCTAATCTTTCCTCTTCCCAATCACGAGAAGTGGAAATAGCGACATACTTCTGAAGATGGATAGTTTCTCCTTGATTAAGCTTATTGTTATATGCATTGGCAACATACATTGGCCTTTCATTATAAGAAGTTACTTCTAGGTGATTAATTGTATTAACCATAGAAGCAGATACCGCAAATCTCGGTGTTCCAAAAGGATTATCAACCGTTTTGATTATTAGGTTACCTGAATTAACATCTACTTTTCTTCCAATTTCTCCCCAGAATTTCTCCTCATAGTTGGAGTCTTCATTTGTCACATCACCATCTAAATACGGGATTAACTCAATTTTATGTGTTCCCGTTAATGCTGTTACCTTAATGTCTATTGCACAAATTTCCTTAGATGCAATACTTAAGAAGCGTTCAAACTCAAAGCGAATTTGTTTTCCTCCTTTTTGAAGGATAAAGCTCCGTTTTAAGATTCCTTCCTTCATATCTAGTTCAAGGTGAAAATCAGTGATATTTTCTTTATATAAATCTACTTTCGTTCCATCTATATAAATATCGACACCGATGAAGTTAAGAGCATTAATCACTTTACCAAAGTATTGAGGATAGCCATTTTTCCACCAGCCAACTCTTGTTTTGTCTGGAAACCATACACCTGCAATATACGTACCTTGATGGAAATCTCCAGAGTAGCCTTCTTCAAAGTTACCACGCATCCCCATATATCCGTTTCCAATGGAGGTTAGACTTTCCTGCAATCGCTTCTCTTTTTTTTCCAACTTATTTGATATTAGCTTCCAGCTGTTTATTTCGAAAAGACGCTTATTTGACATAATCTTCTCTCCCTATGCTTTATCTGAATCTGCCTTTAATCCTTTTTCTTTAAAACCTGTTCTAAAAAATGCAAATGCAATCATTAATACCGTTCCAAGCCCTTGGATCATTATTAAAGTTGCAACATCAAATTGAATAAATCCATAAATGATCGCTAAGATGGTCGGTAATCCTGCTGCATTAAGGACAATCGTTGCTGCCTCTTTAAAGGTTCTTATATCCGTAATATTCGATTTCTTTGTTAACCACAATACAAGTGACATAAAGAGAAATTGCAATACATTCATTGCTATATATACACCAGCTAGTAATAGTAACAGGATTGGTAGAAGAAATGCCTTGTTCTGCACATACCATAAAGTACCGATATATTGCAGGACATCTTCCTTGTTTTCTATTTTGAAAGGATATTTCTCCTCATTTTTTGGGTAATACAATTGAAATCCAAATCCATTTTCTTCGGCAATTATTGCATAGTCTTCTTTAAAAACAATGGCATTGGCATATCCCTTTATACTAAATGTCTGATTTTCGCCAGTCATTTGATATTTATTGTCGTTATCAATTGCAATGACATTCCCATCTGTTTCTTCTGTATATTGACTATCTATTCCCACTAACTTTCCATCTTTCACTTGCTTAGAGGACAAAGCTTCTACAAAGTTATCTGTGATTAATTCGGCTGTCCGTGGAAACAGAAACTCAAATGGGAAAGTCGTTAATTTTGCCATTTGAATAGAGGTCGGCATCATCATACATGCAATTAAGAAAATAAAAAGGAAGATCATTTTTGGCCATGTTAATAGATTCTTACCCTTAAATACATTTGTCGGTGTAATGATAGACTTGAAATATTGCATCAAAAATGGTTCCGATTTCTTCATTGTAATCCCACTCTCTTACTTCATTAAATATGCTTAATTGGTTTTTTATATAACTTTACTCTGTTTGCGAATATTGCATCTGTTTTCCGAGGTGACAGTTCGACTCAGTATGGCGAACTGTCGCCTCTTCAAACTAGCATAATTTCACTTTCAAATAACATTTATTTATCTATATTAGAACACTTTT
Proteins encoded:
- a CDS encoding glycoside hydrolase family 65 protein encodes the protein MSNKRLFEINSWKLISNKLEKKEKRLQESLTSIGNGYMGMRGNFEEGYSGDFHQGTYIAGVWFPDKTRVGWWKNGYPQYFGKVINALNFIGVDIYIDGTKVDLYKENITDFHLELDMKEGILKRSFILQKGGKQIRFEFERFLSIASKEICAIDIKVTALTGTHKIELIPYLDGDVTNEDSNYEEKFWGEIGRKVDVNSGNLIIKTVDNPFGTPRFAVSASMVNTINHLEVTSYNERPMYVANAYNNKLNQGETIHLQKYVAISTSRDWEEERLATVSDMLAKQAREKGYTVLKEEHIAAWAARWEKADVQIDGDEEAQQGIRFNIFQLFSTYYGEDARLNVGPKGFTGEKYGGATYWDTEAYIVPMYLAVAEPKVTEQLLRYRRQQLPGAEHNAKQQGLKGALYPMVTFTGVECHNEWEITFEEIHRNGAIAHAIFNYSTYTGDETYALNEGLDVLVGISRFWADRVHYSKKNDQYMMHGVTGPNEYENNVNNNWYTNKIATWTLKYTLELLEKAAPKRKTDLNIGKSELVKWQEIIDKMYFPVDDELGIFVQHDTFLDKDLRSADTLLKEERPLNQNWSWDKILRSCFIKQADVLQGMYFLNHEFSLEEKKRNFDFYEPMTVHESSLSPCVHSILAAEIGLEEKAYEMYQRTARLDLDNYNNDTEDGLHITSMSGSWLAIVHGFAGMRSATGTLSFAPFVPKGWNSYSFTINYRNRLIQVTTTSENVKLELLSGKAIEIELYGKAVLLEKEYVGKK
- a CDS encoding DUF1189 family protein encodes the protein MKKSEPFLMQYFKSIITPTNVFKGKNLLTWPKMIFLFIFLIACMMMPTSIQMAKLTTFPFEFLFPRTAELITDNFVEALSSKQVKDGKLVGIDSQYTEETDGNVIAIDNDNKYQMTGENQTFSIKGYANAIVFKEDYAIIAEENGFGFQLYYPKNEEKYPFKIENKEDVLQYIGTLWYVQNKAFLLPILLLLLAGVYIAMNVLQFLFMSLVLWLTKKSNITDIRTFKEAATIVLNAAGLPTILAIIYGFIQFDVATLIMIQGLGTVLMIAFAFFRTGFKEKGLKADSDKA
- the pgmB gene encoding beta-phosphoglucomutase: MLKGIIFDLDGVITDTAEYHYLAWKKTAEAIGVPFDREFNEELKGVSRMDSLYKILDHGGIRGQFSEAQVEELAHDKNIYYQELIKEITPNDLLPGIKDFLLECKEAGLKLGLASASKNGPVILDRLEVTTLFDTIVDPGKLKKGKPDPEIFVKAAAQLQLQVNECIGVEDAEAGIQAIKGANMFAIGVGTPDRMKLADWQVGSTTEITLERLREKLGE